In Nasonia vitripennis strain AsymCx chromosome 2, Nvit_psr_1.1, whole genome shotgun sequence, a genomic segment contains:
- the CPR34 gene encoding cuticular protein RR-1 family member 34 precursor: MKTVLLLSVLIVACAAAPQQPSQYASITITKQEENNNIGVDGYHYSYEQSDGHKKEETAVITNQGTEDEALEVTGSFQYQTPDGKTYRVDYKADKDGFHPTITLL; encoded by the coding sequence GTGCTGCTTCTCTCGGTATTGATAGTTGCGTGCGCGGCGGCGCCTCAGCAGCCGAGCCAATATGCGAGCATCACGATCACGAAGCAGGAGGAGAACAACAACATTGGCGTCGACGGTTATCACTACAGCTACGAGCAGAGCGACGGCCACAAGAAGGAGGAGACGGCTGTGATCACGAACCAGGGCACCGAAGACGAGGCCCTTGAGGTCACCGGCAGCTTCCAGTACCAGACCCCGGATGGCAAGACTTACAGGGTCGACTACAAGGCCGACAAAGACGGCTTCCACCCGACGATCACGCTTctctaa